The following are from one region of the Quercus robur chromosome 1, dhQueRobu3.1, whole genome shotgun sequence genome:
- the LOC126718521 gene encoding linoleate 13S-lipoxygenase 2-1, chloroplastic-like, with translation MEICSAAYALQWRFDQQSLPADLITRGMAVEDPTAPHGLKLAIEDYPFANDGLILWDAIKTWVTDYVNHYYPDPSLVESDQELQAWWTEIRTLGHADKKDEPWWPVLKTPKDLINILTTMVWVTSGHHAAVNFGQYAYGGYFPNRPTIARTNMPTEDPSDKEWETFLKKPERALLQCFPSQLQATRIMAVLDILSNHSPDEEYLGEKIEPSWAEDPVIKAAFEKFHESLKELERIIDERNSNSRFKNRNGAGIVPYELLKPFSQPGVTGKGVPYSISI, from the exons ATGGAGATTTGCTCTGCCGCCTATGCACTCCAGTGGCGGTTTGATCAACAGTCACTCCCTGCTGACCTAATTACCAG GGGAATGGCTGTTGAGGATCCAACTGCTCCTCATGGCCTAAAACTAGCAATTGAAGACTATCCCTTTGCTAATGACGGTCTCATCCTTTGGGATGCTATCAAAACATGGGTCACTGACTATGTCAACCACTACTATCCAGACCCTAGCCTTGTAGAGTCTGATCAAGAGCTCCAAGCATGGTGGACAGAGATTCGAACTTTAGGTCACGCTGACAAGAAAGATGAACCGTGGTGGCCAGTCCTCAAAACCCCAAAAGACCTAATCAACATCCTCACAACAATGGTATGGGTGACCTCTGGTCACCATGCAGCGGTGAACTTTGGACAATATGCTTATGGAGGTTACTTCCCAAACCGACCTACTATTGCTAGAACCAATATGCCCACAGAAGACCCTTCTGATAAAGAATGGGAAACCTTTTTGAAGAAACCTGAACGTGCATTATTACAATGCTTCCCTTCACAACTTCAAGCAACAAGAATAATGGCTGTTTTAGACATATTGTCTAATCATTCACCGGATGAGGAGTATCTTGGAGAGAAGATTGAGCCTTCTTGGGCTGAAGATCCAGTCATAAAAGCTGCCTTTGAAAAGTTTCATGAGAGTTTGAAGGAGCTTGAAAGGATTATTGATGAAAGAAATTCCAACAGTAGGTTTAAGAATAGAAACGGAGCTGGGATTGTGCCCTATGAACTTTTGAAGCCATTTTCTCAGCCTGGTGTGACTGGAAAAGGAGTACCATATAGCATCtccatttga